TTATTGAAGACCTCCGGGCACAAAATCTTGTCGCGGCAGTATCGTTATCGATCTAGGGATTGAAGCAAAGGAGAATAACGAATGAATAATGAGATTAAAAAGTACCCGTTTACAGCAATTGTCGGCCAGGAAAAGATGAAATTGGCATTAATTCTGAATGTGATTAATCCGTTTTTAGGCGGGGTCTTAATTCGCGGCGAAAAAGGAACAGCCAAATCAACGGCTGTTCGGGCGCTGGCTGATATGCTGCCGGAACGTTCGCAGGCGGAAGGATGCCAATTTTCCTGCGACCCGCTGCAGTCGGATAAAGTTTGTAGTGAATGTGCGGAAAAGATGAAGAATGATCAACCGATCAAGAGTATCACGACAAAAATGAAAGTCATTGATCTGCCCGTCAGCGCCACGGAAGACCGGGTCGTCGGAACACTTGATATTGAGCATGCCATCAAAAAAGGAGAAAAGAAATTTGAACCGGGTATTCTGGCCCAAGCCAACCGGAATATCCTTTACGTTGACGAAGTCAATTTATTGGATGACCATGTGGTGGATATCCTGCTTGATTCGGCAGCAATGGGGATCAATACCATCGAAAGAGAAGGCATCTCCTTTTCTCATCCGGCAAGATTTACTTTGGTTGGAACCATGAATCCGGAAGAAGGGGATTTGAGACCCCAGCTTTTGGATCGCTTTGGACTCGTTGTCGATGTTGCAGGGGAAAATGACACCGCCCAAAGAGTGGAGGTCATAAAGAGAAGGCTGGCTTACGAAAAAGACCCGGAAGCCTTTTGCCGCTCGTTTGATCACGAACAGTCGGCGTTGGCGGAAAAAATTCAAAAGGCAACCGCACTGCTTCCCCGGGTAAACTTTGAGGATGAACTTTTAGAAATGGCTGCGAAAATATCCATAGCACTCGGCGTTGACGGGCACCGGGCAGATATTGTCATGATCAAGGCTTCTATGACGATTGCTGCTTTCTATGGCAAAGATAAGGTGACCAAAGAAGAATTAAAAGAGGCGGCTGCCTATGTTTTGCCGCATAGAATGCGGCGGAAGCCTTTTGATGATTCGCAGATGAGTATCGATACAATAGAAGAGATCATTAATAAAATCATGGAACCGTGCGTTTAGAAAGCAAAAAAATATAACATGCCGGAAAATAGAAGGACGAATAAATCTTAATGAGTAATGAACAAGGTAAGTTAGCAATGAAGAAAGAAAGAACCCTGATTGTATTATGGACCACAAGCAAATGCAACCTGCAGTGCAAATACTGTTATGCCTCGGCTGCCGGAGAGCAAAAAAACATGGATTCGGATACGGCGGTAAAAATCTTGGATTATTTTG
This genomic stretch from Dehalobacter restrictus DSM 9455 harbors:
- a CDS encoding ATP-binding protein, with translation MNNEIKKYPFTAIVGQEKMKLALILNVINPFLGGVLIRGEKGTAKSTAVRALADMLPERSQAEGCQFSCDPLQSDKVCSECAEKMKNDQPIKSITTKMKVIDLPVSATEDRVVGTLDIEHAIKKGEKKFEPGILAQANRNILYVDEVNLLDDHVVDILLDSAAMGINTIEREGISFSHPARFTLVGTMNPEEGDLRPQLLDRFGLVVDVAGENDTAQRVEVIKRRLAYEKDPEAFCRSFDHEQSALAEKIQKATALLPRVNFEDELLEMAAKISIALGVDGHRADIVMIKASMTIAAFYGKDKVTKEELKEAAAYVLPHRMRRKPFDDSQMSIDTIEEIINKIMEPCV